One window of the Thunnus albacares chromosome 3, fThuAlb1.1, whole genome shotgun sequence genome contains the following:
- the LOC122979293 gene encoding solute carrier family 43 member 3-like isoform X2: MCKCQGRRAKCHRWLTLLSGLVESLLVTGIAFGWVSLVFVLKADGYFAGYCDNVTREEDYAVYTDCSGQDEHLSQVMSVASIANTLLRFPIGYVFDRCGTTATRLIAISLYTTGTLFITLSNAETSVLLYPALSCLITAGSTLHTTNVQVGNLFDSYRSTIITIYNGAFDSSASVFLIIKLLHERGVSLHSSFLFLTLCSIFLILRTFFLMPTGHIPYLLPEIYTYGVSCPGQRKGRGEGEEKRVKEEEEIKGNKKDEREKDENIQHQPKQEEASFRSCVLSWLFLWHVVWVVTILFSHFMFLASLNPTLTRLAKDNQTLVSHYTNAFALMQLSGMLFAPVNGLIMDRHKHRPLVPGETKREADLHSSFLALFLTSLQCFLFCVCFTCPVLPLQYLTFILQVVNSAFFYGGHQAFISIAFPMSHFGKMSGMAMSLSALALLLQFPVLHLIQHQLNGDPLYVNVGVTLVSLLTFIHPIHVSLHCRKLSKQRRTTQKVNEQGLARCLM, translated from the exons ATGTGTAAATGTCAGGGGAGGAGGGCAAAGTGTCACCGCTGGCTGACGTTGCTGTCAGGACTGGTAGAGAGTTTGCTGGTCACAGGGATTGCCTTTGGCTGGGTTTCTCTGGTGTTCGTGCTGAAAGCCGATGGATATTTTGCTGGATACTGTGACAACGTCACCAGAGAAGAAGATTATGCTGTTTATACAG aTTGTAGTGGTCAGGATGAGCACCTTTCTCAGGTCATGTCTGTCGCCTCCATTGCCAACACATTACTACGCTTCCCCATCGGATATGTCTTTGACCGCTGTGGAACCACAGCAACAAGGCTAATAGCTAT ATCTCTGTACACCACTGGTACACTGTTCATCACGCTGTCAAACGCAG agacgtCAGTCTTGCTGTACCCTGCTTTGTCATGTCTTATTACTGCTGGATCAACCCTCCACACCACCAATGTTCAG GTTGGGAACCTGTTTGACTCTTATCGttccaccatcatcaccatctaCAACGGGGCCTTTGACTCATCTGCTTCTGTCTTTTTAATCATAAAG TTGCTGCATGAAAGAGGAGTGTCTCTGCACTcatctttcctcttcctcaccttgTGTAGCATATTCCTGATACTCCGCACCTTCTTCCTGATGCCCACAGGACATATCCCCtacctgctgccagaaatataCACTTACGG GGTAAGCTGCCCTGGCCAGAggaaagggagaggagaaggagaggagaagagagtcaaggaggaagaagaaataaagggaaataaaaaggatgagagagagaaagatgagaacaTACAGCATCAGCCCAAGCAAGAAGAAG CTAGTTTCCGGAGCTGTGTGCTGTCCTGGCTCTTCCTGTGGCACGTGGTGTGGGTGGTCACCATCCTCTTCAGTCACTTCATGTTCTTAGCTTCTCTCAACCCCACACTCACTCGGCTGGCCAAGGACAACCAAACCTTGG TGAGTCACTACACCAATGCATTTGCCTTAATGCAGCTGTCTGGAATGCTATTTGCTCCCGTAAACGGCCTCATCATGGACAGACACAAGCACAGGCCTCTAGTTCCTG GGGAAACCAAGAGGGAGGCAGACCTGCACTCGTCCTTTCTCGCCCTCTTCCTGACCTCTCTGCAGTGTTtcctcttctgtgtgtgtttcacctgTCCTGTTCTCCCTCTGCAGTACCTCACCTTCATCCTGCAGGTTGTCAACAGCGCCTTCTTTTACGGAGGCCATCAAGCCTTCATCAGTATTGC CTTCCCAATGTCTCATTTTGGGAAGATGtcagggatggcaatgtcattATCAGCTCTGGCACTGCTTCTCCAGTTTCCAGTCTTACACCTCATCCAGCACCAACTGAACGGTGATCCTCTCTAT GTAAATGTGGGTGTCACATTGGTGTCACTGCTCACCTTTATTCACCCAATCCATGTCAGCCTCCACTGCAGAAAGCTGTCCAAACAGAGAAGGACTACACAGAAAGTCAATGAACAAGGGTTGGCAAGATGCTTAATGTAA
- the LOC122979293 gene encoding solute carrier family 43 member 3-like isoform X3, translating into MCKCQGRRAKCHRWLTLLSGLVESLLVTGIAFGWVSLVFVLKADGYFAGYCDNVTREEDYAVYTDCSGQDEHLSQVMSVASIANTLLRFPIGYVFDRCGTTATRLIAISLYTTGTLFITLSNAETSVLLYPALSCLITAGSTLHTTNVQVGNLFDSYRSTIITIYNGAFDSSASVFLIIKLLHERGVSLHSSFLFLTLCSIFLILRTFFLMPTGHIPYLLPEIYTYGVSCPGQRKGRGEGEEKRVKEEEEIKGNKKDEREKDENIQHQPKQEEAASFRSCVLSWLFLWHVVWVVTILFSHFMFLASLNPTLTRLAKDNQTLVSHYTNAFALMQLSGMLFAPVNGLIMDRHKHRPLVPGETKREADLHSSFLALFLTSLQCFLFCVCFTCPVLPLQYLTFILQLPNVSFWEDVRDGNVIISSGTASPVSSLTPHPAPTER; encoded by the exons ATGTGTAAATGTCAGGGGAGGAGGGCAAAGTGTCACCGCTGGCTGACGTTGCTGTCAGGACTGGTAGAGAGTTTGCTGGTCACAGGGATTGCCTTTGGCTGGGTTTCTCTGGTGTTCGTGCTGAAAGCCGATGGATATTTTGCTGGATACTGTGACAACGTCACCAGAGAAGAAGATTATGCTGTTTATACAG aTTGTAGTGGTCAGGATGAGCACCTTTCTCAGGTCATGTCTGTCGCCTCCATTGCCAACACATTACTACGCTTCCCCATCGGATATGTCTTTGACCGCTGTGGAACCACAGCAACAAGGCTAATAGCTAT ATCTCTGTACACCACTGGTACACTGTTCATCACGCTGTCAAACGCAG agacgtCAGTCTTGCTGTACCCTGCTTTGTCATGTCTTATTACTGCTGGATCAACCCTCCACACCACCAATGTTCAG GTTGGGAACCTGTTTGACTCTTATCGttccaccatcatcaccatctaCAACGGGGCCTTTGACTCATCTGCTTCTGTCTTTTTAATCATAAAG TTGCTGCATGAAAGAGGAGTGTCTCTGCACTcatctttcctcttcctcaccttgTGTAGCATATTCCTGATACTCCGCACCTTCTTCCTGATGCCCACAGGACATATCCCCtacctgctgccagaaatataCACTTACGG GGTAAGCTGCCCTGGCCAGAggaaagggagaggagaaggagaggagaagagagtcaaggaggaagaagaaataaagggaaataaaaaggatgagagagagaaagatgagaacaTACAGCATCAGCCCAAGCAAGAAGAAG CAGCTAGTTTCCGGAGCTGTGTGCTGTCCTGGCTCTTCCTGTGGCACGTGGTGTGGGTGGTCACCATCCTCTTCAGTCACTTCATGTTCTTAGCTTCTCTCAACCCCACACTCACTCGGCTGGCCAAGGACAACCAAACCTTGG TGAGTCACTACACCAATGCATTTGCCTTAATGCAGCTGTCTGGAATGCTATTTGCTCCCGTAAACGGCCTCATCATGGACAGACACAAGCACAGGCCTCTAGTTCCTG GGGAAACCAAGAGGGAGGCAGACCTGCACTCGTCCTTTCTCGCCCTCTTCCTGACCTCTCTGCAGTGTTtcctcttctgtgtgtgtttcacctgTCCTGTTCTCCCTCTGCAGTACCTCACCTTCATCCTGCAG CTTCCCAATGTCTCATTTTGGGAAGATGtcagggatggcaatgtcattATCAGCTCTGGCACTGCTTCTCCAGTTTCCAGTCTTACACCTCATCCAGCACCAACTGAACGGTGA
- the LOC122979792 gene encoding CD209 antigen-like protein E, which translates to MSEHIYDNEPGESEQMGEIVLNAAGENDEAEERIVIIYDSADNLGGHNSSLNTGRAVNQSTPDQQPGWTSFRAVAMCLGLLCILLLAAIIGVGLHCRFTQQTHNTSWAERRKKTLVELSHFCRDGCKSFNNSFYYISSKTKNWEESRQDCKDRGADLVIINSKEEQAFISSYYYHWIGLNDREEEGTWKWVDGSVLNSTGFWRSEPSGQVKHCVSTSNRELSNWNAFYCTSSRNWICEKLDF; encoded by the exons atgtcTGAGCATATTTACGACAATGAACCTGGTGAAAGTGAGCAAATGGGAGAAATAGTGTTAAATGCAGCTGGAGAGAATGatgaggcagaggagaggataGTGATTATCTATGACAGCGCAGACAACCTCGGGGGTCACAACTCGAGTTTAAATACAGGAAGAGCTGTAAATCAGAGCACACCGGACCAGCAGCCAG GCTGGACTTCCTTCAGGGCTGTGGCTATGTGCCTGGGTCTGCTCTGTATTCTCCTCCTGGCTGCCATTATAGGTGTTGGACTCCACT GCAGattcacacagcagacacacaacacaagcTGGGctgaaaggagaaagaagacTTTAGTTGAGCTCA GTCATTTCTGTAGGGATGGGTGTAAGTCATTCAACAACAGTTTTTACTACATTTCCTCTAAAACAAAGAACTGGGAGGAGAGCAGACAGGACTGCAAAGACAGAGGAGCAGATCTAGTCATCATAAACAGCAAAGAAGAACAG GCATTTATCAGTTCATACTATTACCACTGGATTGGTTTGAatgacagagaagaggagggaacATGGAAATGGGTGGATGGTTCAGTTTTGAACAGCACAGG GTTTTGGAGAAGTGAACCCAGTGGACAAGTGAAGCACTGTGTAAGCACTTCGAATCGAGAGCTGAGCAACTGGAATGCTTTTTACTGTACATCCTCACGAAACTGGATCTGTGAAAAACTTGACTTTTAA
- the LOC122979293 gene encoding solute carrier family 43 member 3-like isoform X1, translating into MCKCQGRRAKCHRWLTLLSGLVESLLVTGIAFGWVSLVFVLKADGYFAGYCDNVTREEDYAVYTDCSGQDEHLSQVMSVASIANTLLRFPIGYVFDRCGTTATRLIAISLYTTGTLFITLSNAETSVLLYPALSCLITAGSTLHTTNVQVGNLFDSYRSTIITIYNGAFDSSASVFLIIKLLHERGVSLHSSFLFLTLCSIFLILRTFFLMPTGHIPYLLPEIYTYGVSCPGQRKGRGEGEEKRVKEEEEIKGNKKDEREKDENIQHQPKQEEAASFRSCVLSWLFLWHVVWVVTILFSHFMFLASLNPTLTRLAKDNQTLVSHYTNAFALMQLSGMLFAPVNGLIMDRHKHRPLVPGETKREADLHSSFLALFLTSLQCFLFCVCFTCPVLPLQYLTFILQVVNSAFFYGGHQAFISIAFPMSHFGKMSGMAMSLSALALLLQFPVLHLIQHQLNGDPLYVNVGVTLVSLLTFIHPIHVSLHCRKLSKQRRTTQKVNEQGLARCLM; encoded by the exons ATGTGTAAATGTCAGGGGAGGAGGGCAAAGTGTCACCGCTGGCTGACGTTGCTGTCAGGACTGGTAGAGAGTTTGCTGGTCACAGGGATTGCCTTTGGCTGGGTTTCTCTGGTGTTCGTGCTGAAAGCCGATGGATATTTTGCTGGATACTGTGACAACGTCACCAGAGAAGAAGATTATGCTGTTTATACAG aTTGTAGTGGTCAGGATGAGCACCTTTCTCAGGTCATGTCTGTCGCCTCCATTGCCAACACATTACTACGCTTCCCCATCGGATATGTCTTTGACCGCTGTGGAACCACAGCAACAAGGCTAATAGCTAT ATCTCTGTACACCACTGGTACACTGTTCATCACGCTGTCAAACGCAG agacgtCAGTCTTGCTGTACCCTGCTTTGTCATGTCTTATTACTGCTGGATCAACCCTCCACACCACCAATGTTCAG GTTGGGAACCTGTTTGACTCTTATCGttccaccatcatcaccatctaCAACGGGGCCTTTGACTCATCTGCTTCTGTCTTTTTAATCATAAAG TTGCTGCATGAAAGAGGAGTGTCTCTGCACTcatctttcctcttcctcaccttgTGTAGCATATTCCTGATACTCCGCACCTTCTTCCTGATGCCCACAGGACATATCCCCtacctgctgccagaaatataCACTTACGG GGTAAGCTGCCCTGGCCAGAggaaagggagaggagaaggagaggagaagagagtcaaggaggaagaagaaataaagggaaataaaaaggatgagagagagaaagatgagaacaTACAGCATCAGCCCAAGCAAGAAGAAG CAGCTAGTTTCCGGAGCTGTGTGCTGTCCTGGCTCTTCCTGTGGCACGTGGTGTGGGTGGTCACCATCCTCTTCAGTCACTTCATGTTCTTAGCTTCTCTCAACCCCACACTCACTCGGCTGGCCAAGGACAACCAAACCTTGG TGAGTCACTACACCAATGCATTTGCCTTAATGCAGCTGTCTGGAATGCTATTTGCTCCCGTAAACGGCCTCATCATGGACAGACACAAGCACAGGCCTCTAGTTCCTG GGGAAACCAAGAGGGAGGCAGACCTGCACTCGTCCTTTCTCGCCCTCTTCCTGACCTCTCTGCAGTGTTtcctcttctgtgtgtgtttcacctgTCCTGTTCTCCCTCTGCAGTACCTCACCTTCATCCTGCAGGTTGTCAACAGCGCCTTCTTTTACGGAGGCCATCAAGCCTTCATCAGTATTGC CTTCCCAATGTCTCATTTTGGGAAGATGtcagggatggcaatgtcattATCAGCTCTGGCACTGCTTCTCCAGTTTCCAGTCTTACACCTCATCCAGCACCAACTGAACGGTGATCCTCTCTAT GTAAATGTGGGTGTCACATTGGTGTCACTGCTCACCTTTATTCACCCAATCCATGTCAGCCTCCACTGCAGAAAGCTGTCCAAACAGAGAAGGACTACACAGAAAGTCAATGAACAAGGGTTGGCAAGATGCTTAATGTAA